A portion of the Streptomyces coeruleoprunus genome contains these proteins:
- a CDS encoding DUF4442 domain-containing protein — protein sequence MSDTLPNIGEMLLATVPMAKTLNLEVVEATAERAVLRLPDQKDFHNHVGGPHAGAMFTLGESASGAIVIGAFGDQMGRAVPLAVKAEIGYKKLAMGVVTATATLGRTKDEVVAELDAGQRPEFPVHIAITREDGAVTGEMTITWTLRPNS from the coding sequence ATGTCCGACACCCTGCCGAACATCGGCGAGATGCTGCTGGCCACCGTTCCCATGGCCAAGACCCTGAACCTGGAGGTCGTCGAGGCGACGGCCGAGCGCGCCGTCCTGCGCCTCCCCGACCAGAAGGACTTCCACAACCACGTCGGGGGCCCGCACGCGGGCGCGATGTTCACGCTCGGCGAGTCCGCCAGCGGGGCCATCGTCATCGGCGCCTTCGGCGACCAGATGGGCCGCGCCGTGCCCCTCGCCGTCAAGGCCGAGATCGGCTACAAGAAGCTCGCCATGGGCGTGGTCACCGCGACCGCGACCCTGGGCCGCACCAAGGACGAGGTCGTCGCCGAGCTGGACGCCGGACAGCGCCCCGAGTTCCCGGTCCACATCGCGATCACCCGTGAGGACGGCGCGGTGACCGGCGAGATGACCATCACCTGGACCCTGCGTCCGAACTCCTGA